From a single Brassica napus cultivar Da-Ae chromosome C9, Da-Ae, whole genome shotgun sequence genomic region:
- the LOC125593466 gene encoding E3 ubiquitin-protein ligase UPL1-like, whose translation MATGRSASMPSRLRQLLSGEGSIGPSIRLDAEPPPEIKSFIEKVIQSPLSDIAIPLSGFRWEYSKGNFHHWRPLFLHFDKYFKTFISTRNDLLLSDHILEDADPFPKYSVLQILRVMQIILENCPNKSSFDGLEHFKLLLASTDPEVLIAALETLSALVKISSSKLHRSGKLIGCGSVNSFLLSIAQGWGSKEEGLGLYSCVVANERNQEEGLSIFPSDLENNHKEADFRIGSTVYFELRGHSAQRIDDGSSSATSSSSSSSRVIQIPDLHLRKEDDLVLMKECIEHYNVPPELRFSLLTRVRYAHAFRSSRICRSYSRICLLAFIVLVQSSDAQEELASFFANEPEYTNELIRIVRSEEPIPGTIRTLAMLALGAQLAVYSASHDRARILSRSSISFAVGNRMILLNVLQKAVLSLKISSDPSSIAFVEALLQFYLLHIVSSSSSGSTIRGSGMVPTFLPLLEYTDPSHLHLVYLAVKALQKLMDYSSSAVPLLRDLGGVELLSQRLELEVHHILKLTGENNSDMVVGESLELNGDQLLSRKRLIKVLLKSLGSSTYTPGNANRSQSSQESTLPATLSLIYRNADKFGGDIYYSAVTVMSDLIHKDPTSLTSLFEMGLPEAFLSSVVSGVLPSSKAIACIPNGLGAISLNSKGLETVKETSALRFLVDVFTSKKYVLAMNEAIVPFTNAVEELLRHVSSLRATGVEIIIEIVDRIACFGESGSSSSSVSTAMEMDSDVKNINGVSHEQFVQLCIFHLIILLHRTMENAETSRLFVEKSGIEALLKLLLRPSIAQSSEGVSIALHSTIVFKGFTQHHSASLARAFCSSLRDQVKKALEGLQDLSGTFLLDRKLSPSCGIFSSLFLVEFLLFLAASKDNRWMTALLSEFANGSKDVLENIGHLHREILWHIAVYESGTLESPNTSPESEQTEPSSNGTEGQRFSSFRQFLDPLFQRRTSGWSAESQFFDLINLYRDLGRASTGFQPRPISDGPSSSSDASGNRELERDGSYYTSCCDMVKSLSFHITYIFQELGKAMLLQSRRREDTVNVSPSSKLVASSFASISLDHLNFEGREIAAEASRSTKCLYLGKVVDFIDAVLLDRPDSCNPVLINCFYGRGVIQTVLTTFDATSQLLFSINRSYSSPMETDDVRGKQDEKEDTDHAWIYGPLAGYGKLMDHLVTSSFILSPSTKRLLVQPVENGNIPFPQDAETFVKILQSIVLKAVLPVWTHPLFTECSYDFVTALISIIKHVYSGIELKSLGGSGSARVTGPPPSETTISTIVEMGFSRSRAEEALRQVGSNSVELAMEWLFSHPEEIQEDDELARALAMSLGNSESDTKENVVDETREQIEAEIVSLPPVEELITTCTKLLQMKEPLAFPVRDLLVLICSENNGEHRSGVISCLLSRIKDCCPVFDDTKNNLLSALLHVLALILHEDAGSREVALKAGIVRLVCDVLSKWDSGSIDKEKFNVPKWVTTGFLAIDRLLQVDHKLNTELIEELQKGETSLAIDESKQDKLQSVFGSPQLVDADDQKKLIEIACTCIRNQLPSETMHAVLQLCSTLTRKHSVAVCFLDFGGVQGLLSLPSNSLFPGFDSVAASIIRHILEDPQTLQQAMESEIKHALATLSNRHSNQRISPRNFLLHVNSVIARDPVTFIQAARSICQVEMVGERPYIVLVKEKEKSKDKEKDKDKDRADKEKSKTSNEVATTTPPGSTKAKVYRKPPQSFIGVVELLLDSLCNFIPPPKEDMVEGDSTSADMDIDHASTKGKGKAIATAPEEKKAISQDMSASLAKIVFILKLLSEILFMYSSSIHIVLRRDAEINSLRGPQQKGGQVGGIFHHILHKFIPYSRVKKEKKSESDWRQKLASRANQFLVGASVRSAEARKRIFSDISNIFNDFIGTSNGLRPPANEIHILIDLLSDMLSARSPTGSHISSEASNTFVDVGLVKSLTRTLEVLDLDNVESPKTVTGIIKVLELVTKEHAHSADSNSKNENANKSSDQIQSGRGDTTADASEAGEIMLRSNHDSMTADHAENFGGSHTFVGSEDVTDDMEHDQDLDEGFAAGGDDYMQEAAEDARGLENGIGSMGIEFEMHTHVPENLDEEEDEEMSGDEGDEIDEDENDNEEEDEEDNDLEEEEEDVHHLPHHDTDQDDHELEDDEFEEEILVEEDEEDEDDEDRVILRFEDGFNGLNVLDHLEVLRDHRFSDETLHVMPVEVFGSRRQGRTTSIYSLLGRTGDGATPSQHPLLSGSPSLPASQSQTESTHDHTVGGRDSNGSSSSRLDAIFRSLRNGRQGHRLNLWADDSQQIVGSGASTVPQGLEDLLVSQLRRPGSDNPSDDQNPSPLEPQSQAESGQPQEATVRPEIPDENATDNGGANVSAPSIVSPVASATPDTRAPATDSVSSSRSQSVEMQYDPNDSTVRDVEAVSQESGGSGATLGESLRSLDVEIGSADGHDYGGERHDVQPAIRSRRANLSLAPSSTGREASLYSVTEVPENSGHEAEQDNPPEEQPVNRNVASSSIDPAFLDALPEGLRAEVLSAQQGQAPEPSSNEQQNSGDIDPEFLAALPADIRAEVLAQQQAQRVHQSHELEGQPVEMDTVSIIATFPSELREEVLLTSDDAVLANLTPALVAEANMLRERFAHRYHNRALFGMHPRHRRGEASRRGEGVISGNEGIASRRSAAKVIEAAGAPLVNTEALQAMIRVLRIVQPLYKGPLQRLLLNLCSHGETRFSLVNTFMDMLMLDTRKPVNYSSVSEPPYRLYACQSNVTYSRPQHFDGVPPLVSRRVLETLTYLARNHIYVAKILLQSRLSLPSLQGSVPSDKARGKAVVVSDDHMSRTQQEPESVAFALLLSLLNQPLYLRSVAHLEQLLNLLEVIIDNAERKSESADGSDGSASEQQSTHQALEVENNSENHDMVSGTVPAGTVTKPIVSSGSSSNRAESGCDVHTVLLNLPQSELCLLCSLLAREGLSDNAYTLVAEVLKKLVAMAPSHCHLFITELANAIQSLTRSAISELHMFGEAVKTLLSTTSSDGSGVLRVLQALSSLVDSLLITKEKNSEEHVAVFSQLSNINLALEPLWLELSNCICKIEGHSDSASVTTTSPTTSTSSATTRGAGVSQSLPAGAQNMLPYVESFFVTCEKLHPSSQSCDISVPMASSDAEEQPKGPGPSSSSKVDEKYGSFIKFSERHRKLLNAFIRQNPALLEKSFSLMLKVPRFIEFDNKRAYFRSKIKHQHDHHHSPLRISVRRAYILEDSYNQLRMRSTQELKGRLTVHFQGEEGIDAGGLTREWYQLLSRVIFDKGALLFTTVGNDSTFQPNPNSVYQTEHLSYFKFVGRVVGKALFDGQLLDVHFTRSFYKHILGVKVTYHDIEAIDPDYYKALKWMLENDISDVLDLTFSVDADEEKLILYEKTEVTDHELIPGGRNIKVTEENKHEYVDLIAEHRLTTAIRPQINAFLEGFSELILKDLISIFNDKELELLISGLPDIDLDNLRVNTEYSGYSPGSPVIQWFWEVVQGLSKEDKARLLQFVTGTSKVPLEGFSSLQGISGAQKFQIHKAYGSANHLPSAHTCFNQLDLPEYPSKEHLQERLLLAIHEASEGFGFG comes from the exons ATGGCGACTGGCAGATCCGCAAGTATGCCGTCACGGTTGCGGCAGCTTCTTTCCGGCGAAGGGTCCATCGGCCCCTCTATTAGGCTCGACGCTGAGCCT CCTCCGGAGATCAAATCGTTTATTGAGAAAGTAATCCAGAGTCCACTCTCTGATATTGCGATACCTCTCTCTGGCTTTCGCTGGGAGTACAGTAAG GGCAACTTCCATCACTGGAGACCTCTTTTTCTACATTTTGACAAGTACTTCAAGACGTTTATATCAACTAGGAATGACCTTCTCTTGTCTGATCACATTTTGGAAGATGCGGATCCCTTTCCCAAGTACTCTGTTCTTCAAATTCTCCGTGTGATGCAGATCATTCTCGAAAATTGTCCCAACAAAAGTTCCTTTGATGGTTTAGAG CACTTTAAGCTCCTACTTGCCTCCACAGATCCAGAGGTTCTCATTGCTGCCCTGGAAACCCTTTCTGCGCTTGTGAAAATCAGCTCATCTAAGCTCCACAGGAGCGGAAAGTTGATTGGATGTGGTTCCGTAAACAGCTTCCTTCTCTCTATTGCCCAGGGCTGGGGTAGCAAAGAGGAGGGTCTGGGTTTGTATTCCTGCGTTGTCGCTAACGAGAGAAACCAGGAAGAAGGTCTGAGCATCTTTCCTTCCGACTTGGAAAATAATCACAAGGAAGCTGATTTTCGGATTGGTTCTACTGTTTATTTTGAGTTGCGTGGACACAGTGCCCAGAGAATAGATGATGGTAGTAGTAGtgctacttcttcttcttcttcttcttcaagggTGATACAGATTCCTGATTTGCACTTGCGGAAAGAGGATGATCTTGTGTTAATGAAGGAGTGTATAGAGCATTACAATGTTCCCCCGGAGCTCAGGTTCTCTCTACTGACCCGTGTCAGGTATGCTCATGCTTTTCGTTCTTCCAGAATATGCCGGAGTTATAGCAGGATCTGCCTACTTGCGTTTATTGTACTTGTTCAGTCAAGTGATGCCCAAGAAGAACTTGCATCCTTTTTTGCAAACGAACCTGAGTATACAAATGAATTAATAAGAATTGTCAGATCTGAAGAACCAATCCCCGGAACCATTAGAACTCTTGCCATGCTTGCATTGGGCGCTCAATTGGCTGTATACTCCGCCTCTCATGATCGAGCCAGGATTCTAAGCAGATCTAGCATCAGTTTCGCCGTAGGCAACAGAATGATTCTGCTTAATGTGCTTCAGAAAGCCGTTCTCTCTCTGAAGATTTCTAGTGATCCATCATCTATTGCTTTTGTTGAGGCGCTACTTCAGTTTTATTTGCTTCACATTGTTTCATCATCGTCATCTGGAAGCACTATAAGGGGGTCTGGCATGGTTCCCACATTTCTCCCTCTCTTGGAGTATACTGATCCGAGTCACCTGCATCTTGTGTATTTGGCCGTTAAAGCACTACAGAAGCTCATGGATTATAGCAGTTCTGCAGTTCCTCTACTCCGGGATCTTGGGGGAGTAGAACTTTTGTCTCAGAGGTTAGAGTTAGAGGTTCATCACATTCTTAAGTTGACTGGAGAGAACAACAGTGATATGGTGGTTGGTGAATCTTTAGAACTAAATGGTGATCAGTTGCTCTCTCGAAAGAGACTCATCAAGGTTCTTTTGAAGTCTCTTGGTTCTTCTACGTATACTCCTGGAAATGCGAATAGGTCTCAAAGTTCTCAGGAGAGCACGTTGCCTGCCACTTTGTCTTTGATATACAGGAATGCAGATAAATTTGGTGGCGATATCTATTACTCAGCTGTGACGGTTATGAGTGATTTAATCCACAAAGACCCCACATCTCTTACTTCCCTGTTTGAAATGGGCCTCCCTGAAGCATTTCTGTCTTCAGTTGTATCAGGAGTACTTCCTTCTTCCAAGGCTATTGCATGCATTCCAAATGGCCTGGGTGCAATATCTCTTAATAGCAAAGGTTTGGAGACAGTAAAAGAAACTTCGGCACTGCGCTTCCTTGTTGATGTCTTTACTTCCAAGAAGTATGTTCTAGCTATGAATGAGGCCATCGTTCCGTTTACAAATGCCGTGGAAGAGCTTTTGCGTCATGTCTCATCTCTAAGAGCCACCGGTGTTGAAATAATCATTGAAATTGTGGATAGAATTGCATGCTTTGGAGAGAGTGGTTCTTCATCATCCTCTGTAAGTACTGCAATGGAAATGGATTCAGATGTGAAGAACATAAATGGCGTCAGTCATGAGCAGTTTGTTCAACTCTGCATCTTTCATCTGATAATTCTGCTCCACAGAACAATGGAGAATGCTGAGACTTCTCGTCTCTTTGTGGAGAAGTCTGGCATTGAGGCGTTACTTAAGCTTCTCTTGCGACCTAGCATTGCTCAGTCTTCTGAAGGGGTGTCTATTGCCTTGCACAGCACCATTGTTTTTAAGGGTTTTACGCAGCATCACTCTGCTTCTCTTGCTCGGGCCTTTTGCTCTTCTCTTCGTGATCAGGTGAAGAAAGCTTTAGAAGGACTGCAAGATCTCTCGGGGACATTCTTACTTGATCGAAAACTTTCTCCAAGCTGTGgaattttttcttctcttttccttGTGGAGTTTCTTCTGTTTCTAGCTGCATCAAAGGATAACCGTTGGATGACTGCATTGCTTTCGGAGTTTGCAAATGGAAGCAAGGATGTTCTGGAGAATATAGGCCATTTGCACCGTGAAATTCTATGGCATATAGCAGTTTACGAGAGTGGAACGCTGGAAAGTCCAAATACTTCTCCCGAGTCAGAGCAAACAGAGCCGTCTTCAAATGGAACGGAAGGACAAAGGTTCAGTTCTTTTAGACAGTTTCTGGATCCATTATTTCAGAGGAGAACGTCAGGATGGAGCGCAGAATCGCAATTCTTTGATTTAATAAATCTTTACCGTGATCTTGGACGTGCATCGACTGGATTTCAACCACGACCAATCAGTGATGGTCCCTCTAGCTCATCAGACGCTTCTGGTAACAGAGAGCTTGAAAGAGATGGATCCTATTATACATCATGCTGTGACATGGTGAAGTCATTGTCCTTCCACATCACATACATATTCCAAGAGTTAGGGAAGGCAATGCTGCTCCAATCTCGTCGGAGAGAAGATACAGTAAATGTATCTCCGTCATCTAAGTTAGTTGCCTCAAGTTttgcttcaatatccctggatcacttgaatTTTGAAGGCCGTGAGATTGCAGCCGAGGCATCAAGGTCAACTAAATGTCTCTACCTTGGCAAGGTTGTTGACTTCATCGATGCTGTCCTTCTTGACAGGCCTGATTCGTGTAATCCTGTTCTGATAAATTGCTTTTATGGCCGGGGGGTGATTCAGACGGTTTTGACAACATTTGATGCTACTAGCCAGcttttattttcaattaatagGAGCTACTCATCTCCAATGGAGACTGATGATGTTAGAGGAAAGCAGGATGAAAAGGAAGACACAGATCACGCGTGGATATATGGTCCGCTGGCTGGCTACGGGAAGCTCATGGACCATTTGGTTACGTCATCGTTTatcttatcaccatccacaaaACGCTTGCTCGTTCAACCAGTAGAAAATGGGAATATTCCATTTCCACAAGATGCTGAGACATTTGTGAAGATCCTGCAGTCCATTGTGTTGAAAGCTGTACTTCCGGTGTGGACTCATCCACTATTTACGGAATGTAGTTATGATTTCGTCACTGCCCTCATTTCCATCATCAAACATGTGTATTCTGGAATTGAACTGAAAAGCTTAGGTGGCAGTGGTAGCGCTCGTGTAACAGGTCCACCTCCCAGTGAAACAACCATTTCAACAATTGTGGAGATGGGGTTCTCCAGATCCAGAGCCGAAGAAGCTTTGAGACAGGTTGGATCGAACAGTGTTGAGTTAGCCATGGAATGGCTGTTTTCCCACCCAGAAGAAATCCAAGAGGACGATGAACTTGCTCGTGCTCTTGCAATGTCCCTTGGAAATTCTGAATCAGATACAAAGGAGAATGTTGTAGATGAAACTCGAGAACAGATTGAAGCAGAAATAGTCTCGCTGCCACCAGTTGAAGAGCTTATAACAACATGTACGAAGCTTCTGCAGATGAAAGAGCCCCTTGCTTTTCCCGTTAGAGACTTGCTTGTATTGATATGCTCAGAAAACAATGGAGAACACCGATCTGGTGTTATATCTTGCCTTCTTAGCCGGATTAAGGATTGTTGTCCTGTCTTCGATGACACAAAGAACAATCTGCTCTCTGCTCTGTTGCATGTTCTTGCTTTGATTCTACATGAAGACGCAGGTTCCCGCGAAGTTGCGCTGAAGGCGGGTATTGTAAGACTTGTGTGCGATGTACTCTCAAAGTGGGATTCTGGTAGTATTGATAAGGAAAAGTTTAATGTTCCAAAGTGGGTGACGACAGGGTTTCTTGCCATTGATAGGCTGCTACAAGTGGACCATAAATTAAATACTGAGCTTATAGAGGAGTTGCAAAAAGGTGAGACATCTCTGGCCATTGATGAGAGCAAACAAGACAAGCTGCAATCTGTTTTTGGCTCTCCACAGCTTGTTGATGCTGACGATCAGAAGAAGTTGATTGAGATTGCTTGTACATGTATCCGGAATCAGCTTCCTTCTGAAACTATGCATGCTGTTTTACAACTGTGTTCTACATTGACAAGGAAGCATTCTGTTGCTGTCTGCTTTCTTGATTTTGGAGGTGTGCAAGGACTGCTTTCTCTGCCGAGTAATAGTCTTTTTCCAGGGTTTGACTCAGTTGCTGCTAGTATCATCCGTCATATTCTTGAAGACCCCCAAACGCTTCAGCAAGCCATGGAATCTGAGATAAAACATGCACTTGCAACACTTTCCAACAGGCACTCAAATCAGAGAATCTCTCCACGCAATTTTTTGTTGCATGTGAATTCTGTAATTGCTCGGGATCCAGTCACTTTTATCCAGGCCGCTCGTTCTATATGCCAAGTAGAGATGGTTGGTGAAAGACCTTACATCGTGTTagtcaaagaaaaagagaaatcaAAAGACAAAGAGAAGGATAAGGATAAGGACAGAGCTGACAAAGAGAAATCTAAGACTTCTAATGAAGTTGCAACTACCACTCCCCCTGGGAGCACCAAGGCTAAAGTTTACCGGAAACCTCCTCAGTCGTTCATTGGTGTTGTTGAGCTGCTTCTGGATTCTCTCTGTAATTTCATTCCTCCTCCAAAAGAAGACATGGTTGAAGGTGATTCTACTTCAGCAGACATGGATATTGATCACGCCTCTACTAAGGGAAAAGGCAAAGCGATTGCTACCGCACCTGAAGAAAAGAAAGCTATTTCACAGGACATGTCAGCTTCATTGGCTAAAATTGTTTTCATTCTGAAGCTTTTGAGTGAGATACTGTTCATGTATTCTTCGTCAATCCATATAGTACTTCGAAGAGATGCTGAAATTAACAGTCTTAGAGGTCCTCAACAGAAGGGTGGTCAAGTTGGTGGAATATTTCATCATATTCTTCACAAGTTTATTCCATACTCACGGGTGAAGAAGGAAAAGAAATCTGAGAGTGATTGGCGGCAAAAGCTGGCAAGTAGGGCTAATCAGTTTTTAGTGGGTGCATCTGTTAGATCAGCTGAAGCAAGGAAGAGGATATTTTCTGACATTAGCAATATCTTCAATGACTTCATAGGTACCTCCAATGGGCTTAGACCTCCAGCTAATGAAATACACATTTTGATAGATTTGTTGAGTGATATGCTCTCTGCTCGGTCACCTACTGGATCACATATATCTTCAGAAGCTTCGAATACTTTTGTTGATGTTGGATTGGTTAAGTCTCTTACTCGTACTCTTGAAGTGTTGGACTTGGACAACGTAGAATCTCCCAAAACTGTAACAGGAATCATAAAAGTTTTGGAGTTGGTGACTAAGGAGCATGCCCATTCTGCTGATTCGAACTCCAAGAATGAAAATGCGAACAAGTCATCTGATCAAATTCAATCAGGAAGAGGAGATACTACTGCTGATGCGTCTGAAGCAGGGGAAATTATGCTGCGGTCAAATCATGATTCCATGACAGCTGATCATGCGGAGAATTTTGGCGGTTCCCACACTTTTGTTGGTTCAGAAGATGTGACAGATGACATGGAGCATGATCAAGACTTGGATGAAGGATTTGCCGCAGGTGGGGATGATTATATGCAAGAAGCAGCTGAGGATGCTAGGGGGTTGGAAAACGGGATTGGGTCGATGGGTATAGAGTTTGAGATGCATACCCACGTGCCAGAAAATCTTGATGAAGAGGAAGACGAAGAGATGTCTGGTGATGAGGGTGACGAAATAGATGAGGATGAAAAcgataatgaagaagaagacgaggagGACAATGacttggaagaagaagaagaagatgtacaTCACCTGCCTCATCATGACACAGATCAAGATGATCATGAGCTTGAGGATGATGAATTTGAAGAGGAAATACTGGTTGAAGAGGATGAAGAGGACGAAGATGATGAAGATCGGGTAATTCTCAGGTTTGAGGATGGATTCAATGGGCTAAACGTTCTTGATCATTTGGAGGTTCTTAGAGATCATAGATTTTCCGATGAAACACTTCATGTAATGCCTGTTGAAGTGTTTGGCTCGAGACGTCAAGGACGAACAACTTCTATTTACAGCCTTCTTGGCAGAACTGGGGATGGTGCTACTCCTTCACAGCATCCTCTTTTATCGGGATCTCCATCACTTCCAGCGTCGCAAAGTCAAACAG AAAGCACACATGATCATACTGTTGGAGGTAGGGATTCCAACGGTAGTTCTTCGTCACGGCTGGATGCTATATTCCGATCTTTGAGGAATGGCCGGCAGGGGCATCGTTTGAATTTATGGGCTGATGACAGCCAGCAAATTGTTGGATCTGGCGCTTCTACCGTACCACAAGGCCTTGAAGATTTGCTGGTATCTCAGTTGAGACGTCCCGGCTCTGATAATCCTTCTGATGATCAGAATCCATCACCTTTGGAACCCCAGTCACAGGCCGAGAGTGGGCAGCCACAGGAGGCAACTGTCAGACCTGAAATTCCAGATGAAAACGCCACTGATAATGGAGGTGCCAATGTGTCTGCTCCCTCTATCGTTTCGCCAGTTGCATCTGCTACCCCGGATACACGAGCCCCTGCTACTGATTCTGTCTCAAGCTCGCGGTCTCAGTCAGTCGAAATGCAATATGATCCAAATGATTCAACTGTTCGGGATGTTGAAGCGGTGAGTCAAGAAAGCGGTGGGAGTGGGGCAACCTTGGGTGAAAGCCTTAGGAGTTTGGATGTTGAGATCGGAAGTGCTGATGGACATGATTATGGTGGAGAAAGGCATGATGTACAGCCAGCTATACGCTCAAGAAGAGCAAATTTGTCACTTGCGCCATCTTCAACTGGGCGAGAAGCTTCTCTTTATAGTGTAACTGAGGTTCCTGAGAACTCCGGTCACGAGGCTGAGCAGGATAATCCACCAGAGGAGCAACCAGTTAACAGGAATGTTGCTTCTAGTTCTATTGATCCTGCATTTTTAGATGCCCTACCTGAGGGACTGCGAGCTGAAGTCCTTTCAGCTCAGCAAGGTCAAGCGCCAGAACCTTCTAGCAATGAACAGCAGAATTCTGGAGATATTGATCCGGAGTTTCTTGCTGCACTTCCTGCTGATATACGAGCTGAAGTTCTGGCACAGCAACAAGCACAACGGGTTCATCAGTCTCATGAACTTGAAGGTCAGCCTGTCGAGATGGACACCGTTTCAATAATTGCAACGTTTCCTTCGGAGTTGCGAGAAGAG GTGTTGCTGACGTCAGATGATGCCGTTCTTGCAAATTTAACACCTGCACTGGTTGCGGAAGCAAACATGTTGCGTGAAAGGTTTGCTCATCGATACCATAACCGTGCACTTTTTGGTATGCATCCAAGACATCGTAGAGGGGAGGCATCCAGGCGAGGTGAAGGTGTCATATCTGGAAATGAGGGGATTGCTTCTCGTAGGTCTGCTGCAAAGGTTATAGAGGCCGCTGGAGCTCCCCTAGTTAACACTGAGGCACTCCAAGCAATGATTCGTGTTCTTCGGATAGTTCAG CCTCTTTACAAGGGTCCTCTGCAGAGGCTTTTGCTGAATTTATGTTCTCATGGCGAAACAAGGTTTTCCTTGGTTAATACATTCATGGATATGCTGATGCTCGACACAAGGAAGCCTGTTAACTACTCGAGTGTTTCCGAACCACCTTATCGTCTTTATGCTTGTCAAAGCAATGTAACATATTCACGTCCTCAGCACTTTGATG GGGTTCCTCCTCTAGTGTCTCGGCGTGTCCTTGAGACTTTGACATATTTGGCACGAAATCATATATACGTAGCAAAGATTCTGCTTCAATCCAGGCTTTCCCTGCCTTCCCTTCAAGGTTCAGTACCCTCAGACAAGGCACGTGGAAAAGCTGTTGTAGTAAGTGATGATCACATGAGCAGAACGCAGCAGGAACCCGAATCTGTAGCCTTTGCGTTGCTTCTAAGCCTCCTGAATCAGCCCCTTTATTTGAGAAGTGTGGCTCATCTTGAACAG CTGCTGAACTTACTGGAGGTCATCATTGACAACGCTGAACGAAAGTCTGAGTCAGCTGACGGATCAGATGGGTCTGCCAGCGAGCAGCAATCAACGCATCAAGCATTAGAAGTTGAAAACAATTCAGAAAACCACGATATGGTATCTGGCACTGTACCTGCTGGTACAGTGACCAAGCCAATTGTCTCATCTGGAAGTTCGTCCAACAGAGCAGAGAGTGGATGTGATGTTCATACTGTGTTGCTTAATCTTCCCCAGTCAGAGCTGTGTCTGCTTTGTTCATTACTTGCACGTGAAGG TTTGTCAGATAATGCATACACCCTTGTAGCGGAGGTGCTGAAAAAACTTGTGGCCATGGCTCCAAGCCATTGTCATTTGTTTATCACAGAGCTTGCAAACGCAATACAGAGCCTGACAAGATCAGCGATCAGTGAACTTCACATGTTCGGTGAAGCCGTAAAAACGCTTCTAAGTACCACGTCATCAGATGGATCAGGAGTATTGAGGGTTTTGCAGGCATTAAGCTCCCTCGTTGATTCGTTGTTAATCACAAAAGAGAAGAATTCGGAAGAGCATGTTGCTGTGTTTTCTCAGCTATCGAACATCAATTTAGCTTTGGAACCTCTGTGGCTGGAGTTGAGCAATTGCATATGCAAAATTGAGGGGCATTCTGATTCTGCTTCTGTTACTACGACTTCTCCAACAACCTCGACGAGTTCAGCAACAACAAGGGGAGCTGGAGTAAGCCAGTCACTTCCTGCTGGTGCCCAAAACATGTTGCCTTATGTAGAGTCGTTTTTTGTTACCTGTGAGAAATTGCATCCATCATCACAGTCTTGTGATATCTCGGTTCCCATGGCTTCTTCTGATGCTGAGGAGCAGCCCAAGGGTCCAGGACCAAGCAGCAGCTCCAAGGTGGATGAGAAATACGGTTCTTTTATCAAGTTTTCTGAAAGGCACAGGAAACTTCTTAATGCTTTCATCCGACAAAATCCTGCCCTGCTTGAGAAGTCCTTTTCGCTAATGCTCAAGGTTCCACGTTTTATTGAATTTGATAACAAACGTGCATACTTCAGATCAAAGATAAAACACCAGCATGACCATCACCATAGCCCTTTGAGAATCTCAGTGAGAAGAGCCTACATTCTTGAAGATTCATACAACCAATTGCGAATGAGGTCAACACAAGAACTGAAAGGTAGATTGACTGTTCACTTCCAAGGAGAAGAAGGTATTGATGCTGGTGGGCTTACCAGGGAATGGTATCAGCTGTTGTCAAGGGTTATTTTTGACAAAGGAGCTCTTCTGTTCACAACCGTTGGCAATGACTCGACTTTCCAACCGAATCCAAACTCTGTTTACCAGACAGAGCACCTCTCCTACTTCAAATTCGTTGGCCGGGTG GTTGGAAAAGCTCTGTTTGATGGTCAACTACTTGACGTCCATTTCACTCGCTCTTTTTACAAGCATATCTTGGGAGTTAAGGTCACGTACCATGATATTGAAGCTATAGATCCCGATTACTATAAAGCCCTGAAATGGATGCTGGAG AATGATATTAGCGATGTCCTAGATCTCACTTTTAGCGTTGATGCTGATGAGGAAAAGCTAATACTGTATGAAAAAACGGAG GTGACCGACCATGAACTGATCCCTGGAGGGCGGAACATTAAAGTTACTGAGGAGAATAAGCATGAATATGTAGACCTAATCGCCGAGCATCGATTAACCACAGCCATTCGTCCTCAGATAAATGCATTCCTGGAAGGGTTTAGTGAACTTATCCTTAAAGATCTAATATCGATTTTTAACGACAAGGAACTGGAGTTATTAATAAGTGGTCTTCCTGATATCGACT TGGATAACCTGAGGGTGAATACTGAATATTCTGGGTATAGTCCTGGATCCCCTGTTATCCAGTGGTTCTGGGAGGTTGTTCAGGGATTGAGCAAAGAAGACAAAGCCCGTCTATTGCAGTTTGTGACTGGAACCTCTAAG GTACCTCTGGAAGGATTTAGTTCCCTTCAAGGAATTTCAGGGGCACAGAAGTTTCAGATCCACAAGGCATATGGAAGCGCTAATCACTTGCCGTCTGCTCATAcctg TTTCAATCAGTTAGATCTGCCAGAGTACCCGTCTAAGGAACATCTGCAGGAGAGGCTGCTGCTTGCAATCCATGAAGCAAGTGAAGGATTCGGATTTGGTTAA